The following are encoded in a window of Brettanomyces bruxellensis chromosome 9, complete sequence genomic DNA:
- a CDS encoding uncharacterized protein (SECRETED:SignalP(1-17)~MEROPS:MER0000948) produces the protein MLSSVFSTLALFSTTYAYSLNDFLVGKQPVSKGLRLSFNNPSSAKLQKRDVEYVLTQSGNEYTISGLVDNDASVLFELNTADPTTWVSSSVSDDFSSLWTCSGTDFTVTDSLGNTASGTLCPSTLSFDNDVELENISVGLATSNDFSAEGMIGLGKDSDGSNSFIDTLYDQGYIDKKIASIYLHHIQMNGELGLGVINSTLYEGTLTYVDSVSGSLSGGWYVNLDGISDSSGNTISSSSGVALLDASSTVNYLPSSVIASISETLNGTYDSSLGLYQVNCHDISISKETLDFSFDNDVDISVPADNLYLTYDDKCYLSLYPSENDEIVLGEPFFVGAYVVLDYENSKVGFAQVDTDGTQVTKCSVCSNVRYTCVSCTDVTFVTSTVVTSTSTWYSSSTVVFSDSSSLSTLSTSNYTFSSTSSLSTSTALTNSLTTSPTSSSTTSSTSSLSTSLITSSTSSSTSSTSSSTSSTPSSTTSATTSSTTSSISSSSSSSTSLTTSSTTLSTISSISSSTTSSITSSATSSTTFPTPVVISSVTNSSSSTTSASTSSPSTSTLVTCSSTDSLGSCVISSSTSDSTTFTSPSSSCFLTNSTWRCSESTSATSSVTTETTSTSSSIPDTSYSTTSLTSNTCLLVDSTGGCLSSSTFSGTTPEQTTEEVPSSTSSTSSTVSSTSSILSPLDSTSSLVSNTFETTFVGNSSSTPSASSSVPLYTTCDYTDSNGEVQTGASMCSVAATEFTPNATSSITATVLVSTQECFDSRGSNTPCSVESIYYSIPSSSVLTTNTPEVTSSEVITASSFRNGTTTASLVTSLSQVSTESTVAAISTYSAGANNFAVSANAFKGVLYFIVLNILMW, from the coding sequence ATGTTATCTTCAGTATTTTCTACCCTCGCTTTATTTTCCACAACTTATGCATATTCCCTCAATGATTTCCTTGTTGGAAAACAACCTGTCTCGAAAGGACTCAGATTATCTTTCAATAATCCATCATCTGcaaaacttcaaaaaagagatGTGGAATATGTACTTACACAAAGTGGAAATGAATATACAATATCTGGTTTAGTCGATAACGATGCATCCgttctttttgaacttaATACGGCTGATCCTACAACTTGGGTTTCTAGCAGTGTCTCTGAtgatttttcaagtttGTGGACCTGTTCGGGAACTGACTTTACTGTTACTGATTCACTTGGAAATACTGCCAGCGGAACTTTGTGTCCGAGTACTTTGAGTTTTGACAATGATGTGGAGCTCGAAAATATTTCCGTTGGTCTTGCCACTTCCAATGATTTTTCCGCCGAAGGTATGATTGGACTTGGTAAAGACAGTGATGGGTCAAATTCATTCATTGATACATTATATGATCAAGGTTatattgataaaaaaattgcttctatttatttgcaCCACATCCAAATGAATGGAGAATTAGGCTTGGGAGTTATTAACAGTACCCTTTACGAAGGTACTTTAACTTACGTTGATTCTGTTTCTGGTTCGTTGTCTGGTGGTTGGTACGTGAATCTCGATGGTATTTCAGATAGTTCAGGAAATACcatttcctcatcatccgGAGTTGCTTTGCTTGATGCTTCCTCAACTGTTAACTACCTTCCATCTAGTGTTATTGCCAGTATTTCTGAGACTTTAAATGGTACATACGATAGTTCGTTAGGCTTATACCAGGTCAACTGCCATGATATTTCAATCTCCAAAGAAACTCTTGATTTCAGTTTCGATAATGATGTCGATATCTCCGTTCCCGCAGATAACCTATACCTAACATATGATGATAAGTGCTATCTTTCCCTTTATCCTtcagaaaatgatgaaattgtgCTCGGTGAGCCATTCTTTGTGGGTGCTTATGTTGTCCTTGATTACGAAAATTCAAAGGTTGGATTTGCTCAGGTTGATACTGATGGCACACAGGTCACCAAATGTTCTGTCTGCAGTAATGTCAGGTATACATGTGTTTCCTGTACTGATGTAACCTTTGTCACTTCAACGGTGGTTACTTCTACTTCCACTTGGTATTCGAGCTCTACTGTTGTTTTCAGTGACTCCAGTAGCTTGTCAACCTTATCCACTTCCAATTACACAttctcttcaacttccTCTTTGTCTACTTCAACAGCTTTGACAAATTCTTTAACAACTTCTCCAACATCCTCTTCAACTACGTCCTCAACTTCATCCTTAAGTACCTCTTTGATCACgtcttcaacttcatcctctacttcttcaacttcatcctCTACTTCTTCAACCCCATCCTCAACCACATCTGCAACAACATCCTCCACTacatcatcaatttcttcttcatcgtcctcttcaacttcattaACTACTTCATCAACCACTTTATCAACCATTTCTTCAATCTCTTCATCAACTACTTCATCAATTACCTCTTCAGCTACTTCTTCAACTACGTTCCCAACTCCAGTTGTGATCTCTTCGGTGACAAATTCAAGCTCATCAACTACTTCAgcatcaacatcttctCCTTCCACGAGCACTTTAGTGACATGCTCATCAACTGATTCCCTTGGTAGCTGTGTTATATCGTCATCCACGTCAGATAGCACTACCTTCACTTCGCCCTCAAGTTCTTGCTTCTTGACAAATTCTACCTGGAGATGTAGTGAGTCCACCTCTGCAACATCTAGTGTCACTACAGAGACAACTTCTACTTCATCGTCCATACCTGATACCTCCTATTCAACTACATCCTTGACCTCAAATACATGCTTGCTTGTCGATTCTACCGGTGGATGTTTGAGCTCATCAACATTTAGCGGTACTACCCCAGAGCAAACCACAGAAGAGGTGCcatcatcaacaagttCAACTTCTAGTACTGTGAGCTCGACATCATCTATTCTTTCTCCACTGgattcaacttcttcattagTGTCAAATACTTTTGAAACCACATTTGTGGGAAATTCATCTTCCACACCTAGTGCTTCATCAAGTGTACCATTGTACACCACATGCGATTACACGGATTCAAATGGAGAAGTTCAGACAGGTGCCAGTATGTGTTCAGTTGCCGCCACTGAATTCACCCCTAATGCTACATCCAGTATAACTGCTACTGTTCTTGTTTCAACTCAGGAATGTTTCGATTCTCGGGGAAGCAACACTCCTTGCTCGGTTGAAAGTATTTATTACTCGATACCATCCTCTTCTGTCCTAACCACGAACACACCTGAGGTCACGAGTTCTGAAGTTATAACTGCAAGCTCTTTCCGGAATGGAACTACTACTGCAAGCTTAGTAACGAGCTTATCCCAGGTCTCAACTGAAAGCACTGTTGCAGCTATCTCTACATACTCTGCCGGTGCAAACAACTTTGCTGTCTCTGCAAATGCATTCAAGGGTGTGCTCTACTTCATTGTGCTTAACATATTGATGTGGTGA